In Drosophila willistoni isolate 14030-0811.24 chromosome XR unlocalized genomic scaffold, UCI_dwil_1.1 Seg144, whole genome shotgun sequence, one DNA window encodes the following:
- the LOC6638837 gene encoding serine protease inhibitor 77Ba-like isoform X4 — translation MLGSIGLVTVLVFISGGVVAQQKPLYPPLSLGGPLEALTPPSAFEMRTASITSLRANFDDSLLRNISQGAQQFALDLLQRISEGVERDNADFMISPFSVWSLLILLYEGADGSTYQQLRQALRINVDDEQLRAVYQVWSQYLNVKTSTIEVASLQAVYTDSHSPLKSSYRDVVKNYNVQPIEVDFYSRQSVIQINEDTNRSTRGLIPYTVLPQDVVGAKMFLLSSLFFKGQWKLPFNQSATRTEPFYNENGEVVTQIPMMVQEADFAYITKIEGLDGYVLELPYGKEDRLSMIVILPKRGFKLHDIANNLKNMGLSPIVQRLEAFKRSASEDNLVEVVMPKFTTTTDFNMTNVLNQMGIRDLFDEDRANLNRMASGLYARVCIHSTKIIVDEKGTTAAAVTSASLVNKATPPKFVLNKPFQYLIVDKSTNLLLFAGQVRNPKEL, via the exons ATGCTTGGCTCAATTGGCTTAGTTACCGTTTTGGTCTTTATATCTGGGGGTGTTGTGGCCCAACAAAAGCCCTTGTATCCACCTTTGTCACTGGGTGGTCCTTTAGAGGCCTTAACGCCACCCTCCGCCTTTGAGATGCGAACGGCGAGCATCACTTCATTGCGAGCGAATTTCGATGATAGTTTATTGCGCAACATATCTCAGGGAGCTCAGCAATTTGCATTGGATCTACTGCAGCGGATCTCAGAGGGTGTCGAGCGGGATAATGCCGATTTCATGATATCCCCCTTTTCGGTATGGTCCTTGCTCATTCTTCTATACGAGGGTGCCGATGGGTCAACATATCAGCAATTGCGTCAGGCACTTCGCATCAATGTGGATGATGAGCAATTGCGAGCCGTCTATCAGGTGTGGAGTCAATACTTAAA CGTTAAGACCTCTACCATTGAGGTGGCATCCCTTCAGGCTGTCTACACGGACAGTCATTCGCCATTGAAGAGCAGCTATCGTGATGTTGTTAAGAACTATAATGTTCAGCCGATCGAAGTGGATTTCTATAGTCGGCAATCGGTGATACAGATCAATGAGGATACAAATCGTTCAACACGCGGCCTAATACCATACACGGTCCTGCCGCAGGATGTTGTGGGTGCTAAAATGTTTTTGCTCTCCTCATTATTCTTTAAGGGACAGTGGAAG TTACCCTTTAATCAGTCAGCTACTCGTACGGAACCTTTCTACAATGAAAACGGAGAGGTTGTTACCCAAATACCAATGATGGTGCAGGAGGCCGACTTTGCATATATCACAAAAATCGAAGGTTTGGATGGTTATGTTCTGGAATTGCCCTACGGCAAGGAGGATCGTCTCTCTATGATTGTGATATTGCCGAAACGGGGCTTTAAACTCCATGATATTGCCAACAATCTGAAGAATATGGGTCTATCGCCTATAGTCCAACGTTTGGAGGCTTTTAAACGTTCTGCTTCCGAGGATAATCTTGTCGAGGTGGTAATGCCTAAATTCACTACTACCACAGACTTTAATATGACAAATGTCCTCAATCAG ATGGGCATACGAGACCTGTTCGATGAGGATCGCGCTAATCTCAATCGCATGGCTTCTGGCTTATATGCCAGAGTTTGTATCCATTCCACCAAGATTATTGTCGATGAGAAGGGCACAACAGCCGCCGCTGTTACATCGGCATCACTTGTCAACAAGGCTACCCCACCAAAATTCGTTCTCAATAAACCCTTTCAATATCTAATTGTGGATAAGTCAACAAATCTGCTACTGTTTGCTGGTCAAGTTCGTAACCCTAAGGAGCTTTAA
- the LOC6638837 gene encoding serine protease inhibitor 77Ba-like isoform X3 has protein sequence MYIYKMLGSIGLVTVLVFISGGVVAQQKPLYPPLSLGGPLEALTPPSAFEMRTASITSLRANFDDSLLRNISQGAQQFALDLLQRISEGVERDNADFMISPFSVWSLLILLYEGADGSTYQQLRQALRINVDDEQLRAVYQVWSQYLNVKTSTIEVASLQAVYTDSHSPLKSSYRDVVKNYNVQPIEVDFYSRQSVIQINEDTNRSTRGLIPYTVLPQDVVGAKMFLLSSLFFKGQWKLPFNQSATRTEPFYNENGEVVTQIPMMVQEADFAYITKIEGLDGYVLELPYGKEDRLSMIVILPKRGFKLHDIANNLKNMGLSPIVQRLEAFKRSASEDNLVEVVMPKFTTTTDFNMTNVLNQMGIRDLFDEDRANLNRMASGLYARVCIHSTKIIVDEKGTTAAAVTSASLVNKATPPKFVLNKPFQYLIVDKSTNLLLFAGQVRNPKEL, from the exons atgtatatat ACAAAATGCTTGGCTCAATTGGCTTAGTTACCGTTTTGGTCTTTATATCTGGGGGTGTTGTGGCCCAACAAAAGCCCTTGTATCCACCTTTGTCACTGGGTGGTCCTTTAGAGGCCTTAACGCCACCCTCCGCCTTTGAGATGCGAACGGCGAGCATCACTTCATTGCGAGCGAATTTCGATGATAGTTTATTGCGCAACATATCTCAGGGAGCTCAGCAATTTGCATTGGATCTACTGCAGCGGATCTCAGAGGGTGTCGAGCGGGATAATGCCGATTTCATGATATCCCCCTTTTCGGTATGGTCCTTGCTCATTCTTCTATACGAGGGTGCCGATGGGTCAACATATCAGCAATTGCGTCAGGCACTTCGCATCAATGTGGATGATGAGCAATTGCGAGCCGTCTATCAGGTGTGGAGTCAATACTTAAA CGTTAAGACCTCTACCATTGAGGTGGCATCCCTTCAGGCTGTCTACACGGACAGTCATTCGCCATTGAAGAGCAGCTATCGTGATGTTGTTAAGAACTATAATGTTCAGCCGATCGAAGTGGATTTCTATAGTCGGCAATCGGTGATACAGATCAATGAGGATACAAATCGTTCAACACGCGGCCTAATACCATACACGGTCCTGCCGCAGGATGTTGTGGGTGCTAAAATGTTTTTGCTCTCCTCATTATTCTTTAAGGGACAGTGGAAG TTACCCTTTAATCAGTCAGCTACTCGTACGGAACCTTTCTACAATGAAAACGGAGAGGTTGTTACCCAAATACCAATGATGGTGCAGGAGGCCGACTTTGCATATATCACAAAAATCGAAGGTTTGGATGGTTATGTTCTGGAATTGCCCTACGGCAAGGAGGATCGTCTCTCTATGATTGTGATATTGCCGAAACGGGGCTTTAAACTCCATGATATTGCCAACAATCTGAAGAATATGGGTCTATCGCCTATAGTCCAACGTTTGGAGGCTTTTAAACGTTCTGCTTCCGAGGATAATCTTGTCGAGGTGGTAATGCCTAAATTCACTACTACCACAGACTTTAATATGACAAATGTCCTCAATCAG ATGGGCATACGAGACCTGTTCGATGAGGATCGCGCTAATCTCAATCGCATGGCTTCTGGCTTATATGCCAGAGTTTGTATCCATTCCACCAAGATTATTGTCGATGAGAAGGGCACAACAGCCGCCGCTGTTACATCGGCATCACTTGTCAACAAGGCTACCCCACCAAAATTCGTTCTCAATAAACCCTTTCAATATCTAATTGTGGATAAGTCAACAAATCTGCTACTGTTTGCTGGTCAAGTTCGTAACCCTAAGGAGCTTTAA
- the LOC6638837 gene encoding serine protease inhibitor 77Ba-like isoform X1 — translation MLRCLSCSGVLRVLSTTLGGDKMLGSIGLVTVLVFISGGVVAQQKPLYPPLSLGGPLEALTPPSAFEMRTASITSLRANFDDSLLRNISQGAQQFALDLLQRISEGVERDNADFMISPFSVWSLLILLYEGADGSTYQQLRQALRINVDDEQLRAVYQVWSQYLNVKTSTIEVASLQAVYTDSHSPLKSSYRDVVKNYNVQPIEVDFYSRQSVIQINEDTNRSTRGLIPYTVLPQDVVGAKMFLLSSLFFKGQWKLPFNQSATRTEPFYNENGEVVTQIPMMVQEADFAYITKIEGLDGYVLELPYGKEDRLSMIVILPKRGFKLHDIANNLKNMGLSPIVQRLEAFKRSASEDNLVEVVMPKFTTTTDFNMTNVLNQMGIRDLFDEDRANLNRMASGLYARVCIHSTKIIVDEKGTTAAAVTSASLVNKATPPKFVLNKPFQYLIVDKSTNLLLFAGQVRNPKEL, via the exons ATGCTGAGATGTCTCAGTTGTTCCGGCGTTCTCCGTGTGTTAAGTACGACTTTGGGAGGGG ACAAAATGCTTGGCTCAATTGGCTTAGTTACCGTTTTGGTCTTTATATCTGGGGGTGTTGTGGCCCAACAAAAGCCCTTGTATCCACCTTTGTCACTGGGTGGTCCTTTAGAGGCCTTAACGCCACCCTCCGCCTTTGAGATGCGAACGGCGAGCATCACTTCATTGCGAGCGAATTTCGATGATAGTTTATTGCGCAACATATCTCAGGGAGCTCAGCAATTTGCATTGGATCTACTGCAGCGGATCTCAGAGGGTGTCGAGCGGGATAATGCCGATTTCATGATATCCCCCTTTTCGGTATGGTCCTTGCTCATTCTTCTATACGAGGGTGCCGATGGGTCAACATATCAGCAATTGCGTCAGGCACTTCGCATCAATGTGGATGATGAGCAATTGCGAGCCGTCTATCAGGTGTGGAGTCAATACTTAAA CGTTAAGACCTCTACCATTGAGGTGGCATCCCTTCAGGCTGTCTACACGGACAGTCATTCGCCATTGAAGAGCAGCTATCGTGATGTTGTTAAGAACTATAATGTTCAGCCGATCGAAGTGGATTTCTATAGTCGGCAATCGGTGATACAGATCAATGAGGATACAAATCGTTCAACACGCGGCCTAATACCATACACGGTCCTGCCGCAGGATGTTGTGGGTGCTAAAATGTTTTTGCTCTCCTCATTATTCTTTAAGGGACAGTGGAAG TTACCCTTTAATCAGTCAGCTACTCGTACGGAACCTTTCTACAATGAAAACGGAGAGGTTGTTACCCAAATACCAATGATGGTGCAGGAGGCCGACTTTGCATATATCACAAAAATCGAAGGTTTGGATGGTTATGTTCTGGAATTGCCCTACGGCAAGGAGGATCGTCTCTCTATGATTGTGATATTGCCGAAACGGGGCTTTAAACTCCATGATATTGCCAACAATCTGAAGAATATGGGTCTATCGCCTATAGTCCAACGTTTGGAGGCTTTTAAACGTTCTGCTTCCGAGGATAATCTTGTCGAGGTGGTAATGCCTAAATTCACTACTACCACAGACTTTAATATGACAAATGTCCTCAATCAG ATGGGCATACGAGACCTGTTCGATGAGGATCGCGCTAATCTCAATCGCATGGCTTCTGGCTTATATGCCAGAGTTTGTATCCATTCCACCAAGATTATTGTCGATGAGAAGGGCACAACAGCCGCCGCTGTTACATCGGCATCACTTGTCAACAAGGCTACCCCACCAAAATTCGTTCTCAATAAACCCTTTCAATATCTAATTGTGGATAAGTCAACAAATCTGCTACTGTTTGCTGGTCAAGTTCGTAACCCTAAGGAGCTTTAA
- the LOC6638837 gene encoding serine protease inhibitor 77Ba-like isoform X2 has product MLRCLSCSGVLRVLNKMLGSIGLVTVLVFISGGVVAQQKPLYPPLSLGGPLEALTPPSAFEMRTASITSLRANFDDSLLRNISQGAQQFALDLLQRISEGVERDNADFMISPFSVWSLLILLYEGADGSTYQQLRQALRINVDDEQLRAVYQVWSQYLNVKTSTIEVASLQAVYTDSHSPLKSSYRDVVKNYNVQPIEVDFYSRQSVIQINEDTNRSTRGLIPYTVLPQDVVGAKMFLLSSLFFKGQWKLPFNQSATRTEPFYNENGEVVTQIPMMVQEADFAYITKIEGLDGYVLELPYGKEDRLSMIVILPKRGFKLHDIANNLKNMGLSPIVQRLEAFKRSASEDNLVEVVMPKFTTTTDFNMTNVLNQMGIRDLFDEDRANLNRMASGLYARVCIHSTKIIVDEKGTTAAAVTSASLVNKATPPKFVLNKPFQYLIVDKSTNLLLFAGQVRNPKEL; this is encoded by the exons ATGCTGAGATGTCTCAGTTGTTCCGGCGTTCTCCGTGTGTTAA ACAAAATGCTTGGCTCAATTGGCTTAGTTACCGTTTTGGTCTTTATATCTGGGGGTGTTGTGGCCCAACAAAAGCCCTTGTATCCACCTTTGTCACTGGGTGGTCCTTTAGAGGCCTTAACGCCACCCTCCGCCTTTGAGATGCGAACGGCGAGCATCACTTCATTGCGAGCGAATTTCGATGATAGTTTATTGCGCAACATATCTCAGGGAGCTCAGCAATTTGCATTGGATCTACTGCAGCGGATCTCAGAGGGTGTCGAGCGGGATAATGCCGATTTCATGATATCCCCCTTTTCGGTATGGTCCTTGCTCATTCTTCTATACGAGGGTGCCGATGGGTCAACATATCAGCAATTGCGTCAGGCACTTCGCATCAATGTGGATGATGAGCAATTGCGAGCCGTCTATCAGGTGTGGAGTCAATACTTAAA CGTTAAGACCTCTACCATTGAGGTGGCATCCCTTCAGGCTGTCTACACGGACAGTCATTCGCCATTGAAGAGCAGCTATCGTGATGTTGTTAAGAACTATAATGTTCAGCCGATCGAAGTGGATTTCTATAGTCGGCAATCGGTGATACAGATCAATGAGGATACAAATCGTTCAACACGCGGCCTAATACCATACACGGTCCTGCCGCAGGATGTTGTGGGTGCTAAAATGTTTTTGCTCTCCTCATTATTCTTTAAGGGACAGTGGAAG TTACCCTTTAATCAGTCAGCTACTCGTACGGAACCTTTCTACAATGAAAACGGAGAGGTTGTTACCCAAATACCAATGATGGTGCAGGAGGCCGACTTTGCATATATCACAAAAATCGAAGGTTTGGATGGTTATGTTCTGGAATTGCCCTACGGCAAGGAGGATCGTCTCTCTATGATTGTGATATTGCCGAAACGGGGCTTTAAACTCCATGATATTGCCAACAATCTGAAGAATATGGGTCTATCGCCTATAGTCCAACGTTTGGAGGCTTTTAAACGTTCTGCTTCCGAGGATAATCTTGTCGAGGTGGTAATGCCTAAATTCACTACTACCACAGACTTTAATATGACAAATGTCCTCAATCAG ATGGGCATACGAGACCTGTTCGATGAGGATCGCGCTAATCTCAATCGCATGGCTTCTGGCTTATATGCCAGAGTTTGTATCCATTCCACCAAGATTATTGTCGATGAGAAGGGCACAACAGCCGCCGCTGTTACATCGGCATCACTTGTCAACAAGGCTACCCCACCAAAATTCGTTCTCAATAAACCCTTTCAATATCTAATTGTGGATAAGTCAACAAATCTGCTACTGTTTGCTGGTCAAGTTCGTAACCCTAAGGAGCTTTAA
- the LOC6638835 gene encoding retinoblastoma-binding protein 5 homolog — protein sequence MNLELLESFGQNYPEEFDGSLDCISLAVTCAFNKYGTLLAVGCNDGRIVIWDFLTRGIAKIISAHVHPVCSLSWTRNGHKLLSASTDNNVCIWDVLTGELEHKYRFPSPVLKVQFDPRNDNRLLVCPMRYAAVLVAIGGTHRCLPLDSDGDLNIVASFDRRGKHIYTGNAKGKILVLDVETFEVVASFRIIVGTSSATAVKSIEFARRGDAFLINTSDRVIRVYDSKEIIALGKDGEPEPIQKLQDLVNKTTWKKCCFSGDGEYICAGSARQHALYIWEKSIGNLVKILHGTKGELLLDVVWHPVRPIIASISSGLVSIWAQNQVENWSAFAPDFKELDENVEYEERESEFDIADEDKSIDLNADAQQDEEIEVDVQKVEPVAAFCSSDEEGEDENALQFLPMAPEVEDPEDGWAAQEPIEANAALLNSDPQDYEDEIMASKRRRMQLYDVSLPDAPIDETHPLISSKASKDKQQPVGGKKATGRTKK from the exons ATGAATTTGGAGTTGCTTG AGTCCTTTGGTCAGAACTATCCAGAAGAGTTTGATGGCTCTCTGGACTGCATATCTCTGGCTGTTACCTGCGCCTTTAATAAATATGGAACTTTGCTGGCGGTGGGCTGCAATGATGGCCGCATAGTAATATGGGATTTTCTAACTCGAGGCATAGCCAAGATTATATCCGCCCATGTACATCCCGTTTGCAGCTTAAGTTGGACAAGAAATGGTCATAAG TTGCTCTCCGCCTCCACAGATAACAATGTCTGCATTTGGGATGTCCTTACTGGTGAACTAGAGCACAAATATCGATTCCCATCTCCGGTGCTGAAGGTACAATTCGATCCCCGCAACGACAATCGTCTGCTGGTGTGTCCCATGCGATATGCAGCAGTTTTGGTTGCAATTGGCGGGACTCATCGTTGTTTGCCTTTGGATTCTGAT ggTGACTTAAATATTGTAGCCTCGTTTGATCGCCGGGGTAAACACATATATACAGGCAATGCCAAGGGAAAGATATTGGTTCTAGATGTGGAAACGTTTGAGGTGGTTGCCAGTTTTCGCATCATAGTGGGAACATCTAGTGCCACAGCCGTGAAGAGCATAGAATTCGCTCGACGAGGCGA TGCCTTCCTCATTAATACCTCCGATCGTGTGATACGAGTCTATGACTCTAAGGAAATCATTGCTTTGGGCAAGGATGGTGAGCCAGAGCCTATACAAAAACTTCAGGATTTGGTCAACAa GACTACTTGGAAGAAATGTTGTTTTTCTGGCGATGGTGAATATATTTGTGCTGGAAGCGCTCGCCAGCATGCCTTGTATATATGGGAAAAGTCTATCGGCAATCTGGTGAAGATTTTACATGGCACAAAGGGTGAACTATTGCTGGATGTTGTGTGGCATCCAGTTCGGCCAATTATAGCCAGCATTAGTTCGGGTTTGGTTTCGATATGGGCCCAGAATCAGGTTGAAAATTGGTCAGCTTTTGCGCCCGACTTCAAGGAGCTCGACGAAAATGTTGAATATGAAGAACGTGAATCGGAATTCGATATAGCTGACGAGGATAAATCGATCGACTTGAATGCCGATGCTCAACAGGACGAAGAGATTGAGGTCGATGTACAGAAAGTAGAACCAGTGGCTGCATTCTGTTCATCCGATGAAGAAGGTGAGGATGAAAATGCCTTACAATTCTTGCCAATGGCACCAGAAGTGGAGGATCCAGAAGATGGCTGGGCTGCCCAGGAACCTATTGAAGCAAATGCAGCGCTACTAAACAGTGATCCTCAAGATTATGAAGATGAAATTATGGCCTCCAAGCGTCGGCGTATGCAGCTGTATGATGTCAGTCTGCCCGATGCACCAATTGATG AAACCCATCCGCTTATATCGAGTAAGGCCAGCAAGGATAAGCAACAGCCTGTGGGTGGCAAAAAAGCAACCGGTCGCACTAAGAAATAA
- the LOC6638745 gene encoding eukaryotic peptide chain release factor subunit 1, whose amino-acid sequence MSGEETSADRNVEIWKIKKLIKSLEMARGNGTSMISLIIPPKDQISRVSKMLADEFGTASNIKSRVNRLSVLGAITSVQHRLKLYTKVPPNGLVIYCGTIVTEEGKEKKVNIDFEPFKPINTSLYLCDNKFHTEALTALLADDNKFGFIVMDGNGALFGTLQGNTREVLHKFTVDLPKKHGRGGQSALRFARLRMEKRHNYVRKVAEVATQLFITNDKPNIAGLILAGSADFKTELSQSDMFDPRLQSKVIKLVDVSYGGENGFNQAIELAAESLQNVKFIQEKKLIGRYFDEISQDTGKYCFGVEDTLRALELGSVETLICWENLDIQRYVLKNHANSTSTTVLHLTPEQEKDKSHFTDKESGVEMELIESQPLLEWLANNYKMFGATLEIITDKSQEGSQFVRGFGGIGGILRYKVDFQSMQLDELDNDCFDLDEY is encoded by the exons ATGTCTGGCGAGGAAACGTCCGCTGATCGCAATGTGGAAATCTGGAAAATAAAGAAGCTCATCAAGAGTTTGGAAATGGCACGCGG CAATGGAACAAGTATGATTTCTTTGATTATTCCACCAAAAGATCAAATTTCACGTGTCAGCAAAATGTTGGCCGATGAATTTGGTACGGCCTCGAACATCAAATCGCGCGTGAATCGTTTGTCCGTCCTCGGCGCTATTACGTCGGTGCAGCACAGACTTAAGTTATACACCAAAG TGCCTCCCAACGGTTTGGTCATCTATTGCGGCACAATTGTCACAGAGGAGGGCAAAGAGAAGAAAGTTAACATCGATTTCGAGCCATTCAAGCCTATAAATACATCGCTTTATCTCTGTGACAACAAGTTCCATACGGAGGCCCTCACTGCCTTGTTAGCCGATGACAATAAATTTGGCTTCATTGTGATGGATGGTAATGGTGCCTTATTTGGTACACTGCAGGGCAACACACGGGAAGTTCTGCACAAATTCACTGTCGATCTGCCGAAGAAGCACGGACGTGGTGGTCAGTCGGCGTTGCGTTTTGCCCGTCTGCGTATGGAGAAGCGGCACAATTATGTCCGCAAAGTAGCCGAGGTGGCCACTCAGCTGTTCATTACGAATGATAAGCCCAATATAGCGGGTCTCATTTTAGCTGGTAGTGCGGACTTCAAGACCGAACTAAGCCAATCGGATATGTTTGATCCC CGTTTACAATCAAAAGTGATTAAACTGGTGGATGTGTCATATGGTGGGGAGAATGGTTTCAATCAGGCCATCGAATTGGCGGCCGAATCGTTGCAGAATGTTAAATTTATACAGGAAAAGAAACTCATTGGGCGTTactttgatgaaatttctcaG GATACGGGTAAATACTGTTTTGGTGTGGAGGATACCTTGCGGGCACTTGAACTGGGCTCTGTAGAGACATTGATTTGTTGGGAAAATCTGGATATTCAACGTTATGTTCTAAAGAATCATGCCAACTCGACGTCAACGACAGTATTACATTTGACGCCGGAGCAAGAAAAGGATAAATCGCACTTCACTGACAAGGAG AGTGGCGTCGAGATGGAATTAATTGAGTCTCAACCGCTGCTTGAATGGCTGGCAAATAACTACAAAATGTTTGGAGCCACCTTAGAGATAATTACGGATAAATCTCAGGAGGGTAGCCAGTTTGTGCGAGGATTCGGTGGGATTGGTG GTATCTTGCGTTACAAGGTCGATTTCCAGAGTATGCAACTTGATGAGCTGGACAATGACTGCTTCGATTTGGATGAATACTAG
- the LOC111519305 gene encoding serine protease inhibitor 77Ba-like, whose product MVALGGIICISLLVVISTAQQKQNEKPQANTVGEPSARPSNSIGAEDFGLGFLRRISYLSKKDNSNFIISPLSIWSLLYLLYEGADGSTYQQMRQALRIGVDDEQLRSTNRLWSSHLNVSSSTIEIASLLAVYTDKNIEINSNYRDVVKAYQVQPVDFFSSDSVMRINEDIKKSTRGLISDAVHEQNIYGAKMFLLSSLYFKGLWKFPFDESLTYLDSFFNEDGEVIGQVPMMTHTANFAFATKIDGLDGYVLELPYGENDSHSMIIILPRPGIKLYKITKNLKTIGLSPIMEKLKNANSNMAEIVIPKFTTTTNIDLKTVLMSMGIRDLFDENRANLSRMARDLFVKTCVHSTTIIVDEKGTAAAAFSAATLSNKAAPPKFMINKPFQYLIVEKSSNLLLFAGQVQNPLKS is encoded by the exons ATGGTTGCGTTGGGTGGCATTATTTGCATCTCTCTGCTGGTTGTTATTTCTACGGCCCAACAAAAACAGAATGAAAAGCCTCAAGCCAATACGGTGGGTGAACCCTCTGCCCGACCATCAAATTCCATAGGAGCTGAGGACTTTGGTCTGGGTTTTTTACGACGCATTTCATATCTATCGAAAAAGGATAActccaattttataatatcacCCTTATCGATATGGTCGTTGCTTTATCTACTGTATGAGGGTGCCGATGGATCAACATATCAACAAATGCGTCAGGCACTTCGCATCGGTGTGGATGATGAGCAATTAAGATCAACTAATCGCTTATGGAGTTCACATTTGAA CGTCAGCAGCTCCACAATTGAGATTGCCTCTCTGTTGGCTGTCTACACAGATAAAAATATCGAAATCAATAGCAATTATCGTGATGTGGTTAAGGCTTATCAGGTGCAGCCAGTGGATTTTTTCAGTTCCGATTCTGTGATGCGGATCAATGAAGACATCAAAAAGAGTACACGAGGTCTAATAAGTGATGCAGTCCACGAACAGAATATATATGGAGCCAAAATGTTTCTACTCTCTTCACTGTATTTCAAGGGTCTCTGGAAG TTTCCTTTTGATGAGTCGCTAACATATTTGGACTCTTTTTTCAATGAGGATGGTGAAGTTATCGGCCAAGTACCCATGATGACTCATACTGCCAATTTTGCCTTTGCTACCAAAATTGATGGTTTAGATGGTTATGTTTTGGAATTGCCTTATGGCGAGAACGATAGCCATTCCATGATTATAATTCTACCCAGGCCAGGAATCAAACTAtataaaataactaaaaatctCAAGACAATTGGTCTCTCACCCATAatggaaaaattaaaaaatgctAATAGTAATATGGCAGAGATTGTAATACCCAAAtttaccaccaccaccaacatcGACTTGAAGACTGTGCTCATGAGT ATGGGCATTCGGGATCTATTTGATGAGAATCGAGCCAATCTTAGTCGCATGGCCAGAGATCTGTTTGTCAAAACCTGCGTTCACTCCACCACAATTATTGTCGATGAGAAGGGCACTGCGGCAGCTGCTTTTAGTGCGGCAACACTCAGTAATAAGGCGGCACCACCGAAATTTATGATCAACAAGCCTTTCCAATATCTTATTGTGGAAAAGTCAAGTAATCTGTTGCTCTTTGCTGGTCAAGTTCAGAATCCCTTAAAGTCCTAA